From the Clostridiales bacterium FE2011 genome, one window contains:
- a CDS encoding peptide chain release factor 3, which produces MLPERDSREFRTLLHEEVEKRRTFAIISHPDAGKTTLTEKLLLYGGAIRSAGSVKARKTDKHATSDWMEIEKQRGISVTSSAMQFVYDGYRINILDTPGHQDFSEDTYRVLVAADAAVMLLDAAKGVEAQTIKLFKVCRMRNIPIFTFVNKMDRAAKDPFSLMEELEQVLGIRSCPINWPIGVDGDFQGVYHRDTRMVELYTGGDHGKKMVEKTDISIDDPELEKVLEKHYRDRLAEEVELLDEAGDSFDLEKVRAGELTPMFFGSAVTNFGVEPFLDRFLSFTPPPLPRESDTGIIGPEEPYFSGFIFKIQANMNPAHRDRLAFMRIVSGAFEKGMEVWHSGTNKIVALKQPQQFMADEREAVEEAWAGDIIGLFDPGIYRLGDTLSTGPKMHYANIPVFAPEFFNRVRPMDSMKRKQFQKGISQLAEEGAIQTFIRTETGLEEFMVGVVGVLQFEVLEHRLRTEYQTEIVMEGMPFRHVRWVIKTPKPVEDLKLTSTSGRAKDSHGRDVLLFENEWSIRLAVENNEGLELKETAER; this is translated from the coding sequence ATGCTGCCAGAGAGAGATTCCCGGGAGTTCCGGACGCTTCTGCACGAAGAGGTGGAGAAGCGGCGTACCTTTGCCATTATCTCCCATCCTGACGCGGGTAAAACCACGCTGACTGAAAAGCTGCTGCTGTACGGCGGAGCAATTCGCAGCGCGGGCAGCGTTAAAGCCCGGAAGACGGACAAGCACGCCACTTCGGACTGGATGGAGATTGAGAAGCAGCGCGGTATTTCCGTGACAAGCTCCGCCATGCAGTTCGTGTATGACGGATACAGGATCAACATCCTGGACACCCCCGGCCACCAGGACTTCTCGGAAGATACCTACCGGGTACTGGTTGCCGCGGACGCAGCGGTTATGCTGCTGGACGCCGCAAAGGGCGTCGAAGCACAGACCATCAAGCTGTTCAAGGTCTGCCGGATGCGGAACATCCCGATTTTCACCTTTGTAAACAAGATGGACCGGGCCGCGAAGGATCCCTTCTCCCTGATGGAAGAGCTGGAGCAGGTGCTGGGCATCCGTTCCTGCCCCATCAACTGGCCCATCGGCGTAGACGGAGACTTCCAGGGCGTATATCACCGGGATACCCGGATGGTGGAACTGTACACCGGCGGTGATCACGGTAAAAAGATGGTTGAAAAGACGGACATCAGCATTGATGATCCGGAACTGGAAAAGGTGCTGGAGAAGCATTACCGCGACCGGCTGGCGGAGGAAGTGGAACTGCTGGATGAAGCAGGAGACTCCTTTGACCTGGAAAAGGTGCGGGCGGGCGAACTGACGCCCATGTTCTTTGGTTCCGCTGTTACCAACTTCGGTGTGGAGCCGTTCCTGGACAGGTTCCTGTCCTTCACGCCCCCGCCGCTGCCCCGGGAAAGCGACACCGGAATCATCGGGCCGGAAGAACCGTATTTTTCCGGTTTCATCTTCAAGATCCAGGCGAACATGAACCCGGCTCACCGGGATCGGCTCGCCTTTATGCGGATTGTTTCCGGTGCCTTTGAAAAGGGCATGGAAGTGTGGCATTCCGGCACTAACAAGATCGTGGCGCTCAAGCAGCCCCAGCAGTTCATGGCGGATGAGCGTGAAGCGGTGGAGGAGGCATGGGCAGGCGACATCATCGGCCTGTTTGACCCCGGGATATACCGGCTGGGAGACACGCTTTCCACCGGACCGAAAATGCACTATGCCAACATTCCGGTGTTCGCGCCTGAGTTCTTCAATCGGGTGCGCCCGATGGACAGCATGAAGCGCAAACAGTTCCAGAAAGGCATCAGCCAGCTGGCCGAGGAAGGCGCCATCCAGACCTTCATCCGGACGGAAACGGGCCTGGAAGAGTTCATGGTCGGCGTAGTCGGCGTGCTGCAGTTTGAAGTACTGGAGCACCGCCTGCGGACCGAATACCAGACGGAGATCGTGATGGAGGGTATGCCCTTCCGCCACGTCCGGTGGGTCATCAAGACCCCGAAGCCTGTGGAGGATCTGAAGCTGACCTCCACCTCCGGCCGGGCCAAAGACAGCCATGGACGGGACGTGCTGCTGTTTGAAAACGAGTGGAGCATCCGCCTGGCCGTGGAAAACAATGAAGGCCTGGAACTGAAGGAGACAGCAGAGAGATAA
- the typA gene encoding translational GTPase TypA: protein MIREDIRNIAIIAHVDHGKTTLVDQMLKQGGVYRENQQTVDRVMDSNDLERERGITILSKNTAVHYRGHKINIVDTPGHADFGGEVERVLKMVDGVLLLIDSFEGPMPQTRFVLKKALELKLKVLIVINKIDRPDARCDEVVNEILDLLIDLEADESTIENPILYVSARKGTATLDLEQPGTDLQPLFDAILKYIPAPEGDAEGPAQVLISTVDYSEYVGRIGVGRIVRGTFTEGMNVVHTNLETGVTSPMWRLGGLFLYDGLKRVNAAEASMGDIVALYGAEDISIGDTVCDPSCVEGLPFVKISEPTVTMTFSVNDSPFAGREGQFVTSRHLRARLMKELQTDVSLRVNDTETTDSFEVCGRGELHLSILIENMRRQGYEFAVSKPKVIYKEIDGVKCEPIERLIVDTPQASAGAVIEKIGRRRGTLEHMSGLDRVRLEFLVPSRGLFGYRSEFMTDTRGEGIMSSVFERYEPVKGDIPHRNAGALICFETGVSTSYGLFYTQERGTLFIGAGENVYAGMICGQNARPGDLVCNVCKAKHVTNMRNASASEDAMRLISVHPLTLEECLEFIDDDELLEITPKSLRMRKRQLDHALRAKARSRGEGT, encoded by the coding sequence ATGATTCGGGAAGATATCAGAAATATAGCAATTATCGCGCACGTTGACCACGGCAAGACAACCCTGGTTGACCAGATGCTCAAGCAGGGCGGCGTATACCGCGAGAACCAGCAGACCGTGGACCGCGTTATGGACTCCAACGATCTGGAACGTGAACGCGGCATTACCATCCTGAGCAAAAACACTGCGGTACACTACCGCGGCCATAAGATCAATATCGTCGACACGCCCGGCCACGCCGACTTCGGCGGCGAAGTGGAGCGCGTGCTGAAGATGGTGGACGGCGTGCTGCTGCTGATCGACAGCTTTGAAGGTCCGATGCCCCAGACCCGTTTCGTGCTGAAAAAGGCACTGGAACTGAAGCTGAAGGTCCTGATCGTGATCAACAAGATTGACCGTCCGGACGCGAGATGCGACGAAGTGGTCAACGAGATCCTGGATCTGCTGATTGACCTGGAAGCGGATGAAAGCACCATCGAGAATCCGATCCTGTATGTTTCCGCCCGGAAGGGTACGGCGACGCTGGACCTGGAACAGCCCGGCACCGATCTGCAGCCCCTGTTTGACGCGATCCTGAAGTATATTCCCGCTCCGGAAGGCGACGCGGAAGGCCCCGCGCAGGTGCTGATCTCCACCGTTGACTACAGCGAGTATGTGGGTCGTATCGGTGTCGGCCGCATTGTCCGCGGTACCTTTACCGAAGGTATGAACGTTGTGCACACGAACCTGGAAACCGGTGTGACCAGCCCCATGTGGCGCCTGGGCGGTCTGTTCCTGTATGACGGCCTGAAGCGGGTGAACGCCGCTGAAGCCAGCATGGGTGATATTGTTGCCCTGTATGGCGCGGAGGACATCTCCATCGGTGATACGGTCTGCGATCCTTCCTGCGTGGAAGGCCTGCCCTTCGTGAAGATTTCCGAGCCTACCGTGACCATGACCTTCTCCGTCAACGACAGCCCCTTTGCCGGCCGTGAAGGCCAGTTCGTGACCAGCCGCCACCTGCGTGCCCGCCTGATGAAGGAACTGCAGACCGATGTTTCCCTGCGGGTAAACGATACAGAGACCACAGACTCCTTTGAGGTGTGCGGCCGCGGTGAGCTTCACCTGTCCATCCTGATCGAGAATATGCGCCGCCAGGGCTATGAATTTGCCGTGAGCAAGCCCAAGGTCATCTACAAGGAGATTGACGGAGTCAAGTGCGAGCCCATTGAGCGCCTGATCGTGGATACGCCCCAGGCGTCCGCCGGTGCGGTTATTGAAAAGATCGGCCGCCGCCGCGGCACCCTGGAGCATATGAGCGGCCTGGACCGGGTACGCCTGGAGTTCCTGGTACCCTCCCGCGGCCTGTTCGGCTACCGCAGCGAGTTCATGACCGACACCCGCGGCGAAGGCATCATGTCCTCCGTGTTTGAGCGTTACGAGCCCGTGAAGGGTGATATTCCGCACCGCAATGCCGGTGCCCTGATCTGCTTTGAAACCGGTGTTTCCACCAGCTACGGCCTGTTCTACACGCAGGAACGCGGCACGCTGTTCATCGGCGCCGGTGAGAACGTCTATGCCGGTATGATCTGCGGCCAGAATGCCCGCCCGGGCGACCTGGTGTGCAACGTCTGCAAGGCAAAGCACGTGACCAATATGCGCAACGCTTCCGCTTCCGAAGATGCCATGCGCCTGATCTCCGTGCATCCGCTGACCCTGGAAGAGTGCCTGGAGTTCATTGACGATGATGAACTGCTGGAGATCACTCCCAAGAGCCTGCGCATGCGGAAACGCCAGCTGGATCACGCCCTGCGGGCCAAAGCACGCAGCCGGGGCGAGGGAACCTGA
- a CDS encoding GNAT family N-acetyltransferase: MKELEIRNQKIIDAVIEKEQALCPGSVALIGIYGSFQTGDIHPLSDLDLLILINDDRGWQLGKAFIQDDLGVGHDIYCTNWEGLRQDARYEHPHIGKLMDSRIVYCADEKYRVELEKLRDEVRKTMSEPFGEADCEKAEKELKEAQCCFAEAMTEEGLNEVRRRAGGAIYYAENAVALLNKTYFRLGVKRRYEELNAMKKRPENLCGMIEDILAAETAGSVKERLTWLMKELTACFRTARQSLQPEKKPACADTLSGTYEEMFSNWHGKMVQAAENGDRHLAFMSLESLNEMLADISNAVEIGTHDVLQTYDPNDLKKTAAGFDKVLEQYLQEYEKAGMKAEHYADIDAFTAAYLNKGKTESGKAACRIRTAVPEDAEKIDALFREMLQTIYHKDDVKGYEAGYLDSFWNGGENRIYVAEDDAVRAFLSIEVYREEQAYLYLDDFSVTAAYRGSGIGTKLMETAEAYAMEIGIPAIVLHVEKSNESAFRFYERLGYTIFRDDGDRYLLSKELDRD, from the coding sequence ATGAAAGAACTGGAAATCAGGAACCAGAAGATTATTGACGCTGTCATTGAAAAAGAACAAGCATTGTGCCCGGGTTCGGTAGCATTGATCGGAATATACGGATCCTTTCAGACGGGGGATATTCACCCGCTGTCGGACCTGGATCTGCTGATCCTCATCAATGACGACCGGGGCTGGCAGCTTGGAAAAGCCTTTATCCAGGATGACCTGGGCGTAGGGCATGACATTTACTGCACGAACTGGGAAGGATTGCGGCAGGACGCCCGTTATGAACATCCCCATATCGGCAAGCTGATGGATTCCCGGATTGTATACTGTGCTGACGAAAAGTACAGGGTGGAACTGGAGAAGCTGCGGGATGAAGTGCGGAAGACGATGTCGGAGCCCTTTGGGGAGGCAGACTGCGAAAAGGCGGAAAAAGAACTGAAAGAGGCACAGTGCTGCTTCGCAGAAGCCATGACTGAGGAAGGCCTGAACGAGGTGCGCAGACGGGCAGGCGGCGCGATCTATTACGCGGAAAACGCGGTTGCCCTGCTGAACAAAACATATTTCCGGCTGGGCGTCAAACGGCGCTATGAAGAACTGAATGCCATGAAAAAAAGGCCGGAAAACCTGTGCGGCATGATCGAGGATATTCTGGCAGCGGAAACCGCGGGCAGTGTGAAAGAACGGCTGACATGGCTGATGAAAGAGCTGACAGCCTGTTTCCGGACGGCGAGGCAGTCTCTTCAGCCGGAGAAAAAACCCGCCTGCGCGGATACACTGTCCGGAACCTATGAGGAGATGTTCTCCAACTGGCACGGAAAGATGGTGCAGGCTGCCGAGAACGGTGACCGCCATCTGGCTTTTATGAGCCTTGAAAGCCTGAACGAAATGCTGGCCGATATCAGCAATGCGGTCGAAATCGGAACACATGACGTACTCCAGACTTATGATCCGAATGACCTGAAGAAGACCGCGGCAGGTTTTGACAAAGTGCTGGAACAGTATCTGCAGGAATATGAAAAAGCCGGGATGAAAGCAGAACACTATGCGGATATTGACGCTTTTACCGCTGCATACCTGAACAAAGGGAAAACCGAATCGGGGAAGGCAGCCTGCCGGATCAGGACGGCCGTTCCGGAAGACGCGGAAAAAATAGACGCACTGTTCCGGGAAATGCTGCAGACCATCTATCATAAAGATGATGTGAAGGGATATGAAGCCGGTTATCTGGATTCATTCTGGAACGGCGGAGAAAACCGGATCTATGTCGCGGAAGATGATGCCGTCAGAGCGTTCCTGTCCATTGAAGTGTATCGTGAAGAGCAGGCCTATCTCTATCTTGACGATTTCTCGGTGACGGCCGCTTACAGAGGCAGCGGAATCGGAACGAAGCTGATGGAGACAGCTGAGGCTTACGCGATGGAGATCGGTATTCCGGCCATTGTCCTGCACGTTGAAAAGAGCAATGAATCCGCTTTCCGCTTCTATGAAAGGCTGGGTTATACAATCTTCAGGGACGACGGGGACCGTTACCTGCTGAGCAAGGAACTTGACCGGGACTGA
- a CDS encoding peptidylprolyl isomerase — MMKRLFCILLSLVMLMSVSFALAEDTADAAAEAETAEVISDEPVLLVTVNGQEIQSDNDYLLYMQSNYLNWASSSGYDTSDASLITAVNQQSLYDTIGYFLVLQKGKELGLDQFTDDDKAAFAATAKEQWEEIVNSFVSANEANTEDSSDEDKAAARADAEAQLLSDYGYDEARYIKEYGDQAVNNTIYQRVTDHLSKDLKVTDEDIQTYFDDLVKDDQEIYENDAGSYEFYTRYYGQPSYYMPAGYRGITHILLKVDDELLNTWKDLSARLEEQKSAAEEAAEATPAADAEPTAEPEPTEEPVTEEMVSNAKQAILDSVKATVDEIKAKLDGGATFEDLIKEYGTDPGMEDAATLAEGYPVHNDSILYDPAFKDAAMALEKVGDISDPVVGQYGVHILQYLRDVPSGAVELTDEMKDEFRATILQEMITETVHSAVDQWMEEAEIVYTEAGEPWKAPVDDEGDAEEAAEAPAEEAAETPAE, encoded by the coding sequence CTGTATCCTGCTGTCGCTGGTTATGCTGATGAGCGTATCTTTCGCGCTGGCAGAAGATACTGCGGATGCCGCTGCAGAGGCCGAGACCGCGGAAGTTATTTCTGATGAACCGGTTCTGCTGGTCACCGTTAACGGCCAGGAAATCCAGTCTGACAATGATTACCTGCTCTATATGCAGTCCAATTATCTGAACTGGGCCTCTTCCAGCGGTTACGACACCAGCGATGCTTCCCTGATCACCGCTGTCAACCAGCAGTCTCTGTATGACACCATCGGATACTTCCTGGTCCTGCAGAAGGGCAAGGAACTGGGACTGGATCAGTTTACTGATGATGACAAAGCCGCTTTTGCTGCAACCGCAAAAGAGCAGTGGGAAGAAATCGTCAACAGCTTTGTTTCTGCCAACGAAGCAAACACCGAAGATTCCTCTGATGAGGACAAGGCTGCTGCCCGCGCCGATGCGGAAGCCCAGCTGCTGTCTGACTATGGTTATGACGAAGCCCGCTACATCAAGGAATACGGCGATCAGGCTGTCAATAACACAATCTATCAGCGTGTGACCGATCATCTTTCCAAAGATCTTAAGGTGACCGATGAGGACATCCAGACTTACTTCGATGATCTCGTGAAAGACGATCAGGAAATCTATGAAAACGACGCCGGATCTTACGAGTTCTACACCCGGTATTACGGCCAGCCTTCCTACTACATGCCCGCAGGTTACCGCGGCATCACTCACATCCTGCTGAAGGTGGATGATGAGCTGCTGAACACCTGGAAGGATCTGAGCGCGCGGCTGGAAGAGCAGAAGTCCGCGGCTGAAGAAGCCGCCGAAGCGACTCCTGCTGCGGATGCAGAGCCGACAGCTGAACCCGAGCCCACCGAAGAACCTGTCACCGAAGAAATGGTCAGCAACGCAAAACAGGCCATTCTGGACAGCGTTAAGGCCACAGTCGATGAGATCAAGGCCAAGCTGGACGGCGGTGCCACCTTCGAGGACCTGATCAAGGAATACGGCACGGATCCCGGTATGGAAGACGCTGCCACTCTTGCGGAAGGTTATCCCGTACACAATGACAGCATCCTGTACGATCCTGCCTTCAAGGATGCCGCCATGGCGCTTGAAAAAGTCGGCGACATCAGTGATCCCGTGGTCGGCCAGTATGGCGTGCATATCCTGCAGTACCTGCGTGACGTTCCCAGCGGTGCTGTGGAACTGACCGATGAAATGAAGGATGAGTTCCGTGCAACCATCCTGCAGGAAATGATTACGGAGACGGTGCACAGTGCTGTGGACCAGTGGATGGAAGAAGCCGAAATCGTCTACACTGAAGCCGGCGAGCCCTGGAAGGCGCCCGTGGATGATGAAGGCGATGCTGAGGAAGCTGCTGAAGCTCCCGCCGAGGAAGCCGCCGAAACCCCGGCCGAATAA